In Lycium ferocissimum isolate CSIRO_LF1 chromosome 7, AGI_CSIRO_Lferr_CH_V1, whole genome shotgun sequence, the sequence GTTTGGGAAGTCAGAATTAGTTGTCTTACTCTGTCATTGCATTTATGGAGTTTGGTGTTTTGTTGTTAGGgttcccttatattaatcaaccttttttcatattcttttgttaATTCCTCAGTTTCAATAGTTTGGACTTTGGAGTATTTATTTTAGGGAATAGAAGAAATGCACTTTTATAATCTATGACTATGATGTAGTTTGATCCGTTTTGCATTTGGGTCGAGTTGGTTGTACAAGGATTAGCAaagaatttaacttatattgACTGTGTAACGATTCTTTTACACTATTAGGGAATTTTAACTTGCGATTGCATATTAGTTACCAATTTTACCATATTACTGATTATGCTTATGAAGGATTTAGCTGTAATTATCTAATAATTGACCTGATTGTGTAAATAGTAATTACACCGTGAAAGTGATCTCTCGGCACTTtgtcttttatgaatgcgattGATCTTTCAATCGAGTCGTTGTAGCGTTTACCTGAATATTGAAAATTATGAACTTTTTGTTCTAATTAAGACCACCTCTTTAGAAGcggttgaagaaaaaaattgcacCCTTTTTTCATGAAAGTGGAGCACTTCTCGTTTATGAATGGAATTCGATTAAGGGTTTCAACTGTGCTCTCAgttttcctctttatttttattttggaaaacTTCACAATTATGTTACTGGCATAGTTAAAATTATGAGAAAGTGCATTATTTCCTATTTATCTAATTTAACTGTGTTTCATAAGTGCATTATTTCCTATTTATCTAATTTGACTGTCTTTTCTCGTTAAACTGGGACTAGTGACTTAGTTGGATTTTGCAATGCTGCTGATGCACTAATATTCGTTTTTGGGATAACAGTGGTTTCTGAGTCAGTTTGTGTGCATCGTTGACGTGCACCGAATATTATTTCCTTCCAAATTGATTGAATGAACTATTAGTACTGCCCAGACAACCATCTCAGTAATAATAATAAGGCCTCGCGTGGAGTAATTTCGAACTCAAATTTGCAACCCTCGCCTTCCCTCTGCCCCTAATTTGTTTTTCACTTCCCTGCTTGTTAAGGAGGCTGAGGTAGGATACCACTATTACGTCCCTAAGTAATGCTAGTCCTCTTGCTTAGAAAATTTTAGCCTGCCTATAACTTACCATGTATTATAATACCCAGTTGACAGTTGACTTCAGAAAGAATTAGATTAATGATTGTCAGCCTATATGGTGCCATTTGTGAGGCACATGGAGATAGTAATTCAAAGGTATTTTGACTTCTTAAAAGTAGCAGTCTGGCGCCTATTTTCTATATGCTACTTGAAACTAAATGATATTTAACTCCTTAACAAGTTTTAGGCTCAGTTGTGGTGAGGACGATTATAATGGTGATCGTGTTATGCTATTGCAAGGAGTCCTATTATTCAGTTAGGTGACCTGTCCAACTATGGGAACTTTATGGCCTCAAAACTTTGACCATATCACGTCCACGATATAGAGAGATTCGGATTATTGTCATTTTTATAAACTTTTGCCAAAGTCGAGTTCAGGAGGAATCAGTCAACTGGTTGTTTATCAGCTAAAAATAGGTCTTGATAGGGCCTacagtttttttcttttgtcgaATTCAAACAATTGGCCCGTCTTAACGAAAAATCTATTcattatgtccaaattactcCTCTCTTCTTTGGGATTCTCCTAAATCCTAATAATTTGAGATACCTCTGTAGCCAAGAGATATATGCATTATCATACATTCCAGATGATGCTTTTCAGAATATTAAATGTGAAAATGGTCATGTGCGTATGGCAGCAGTTTACTTTCTAAGCAAATTTAAAACATTCATTTTCTTAACAATGGTGGTGCTCGAGCCGGCTTGCGCACACCTCAACTATTTCACTGGGTATATGCTATCTCTCACTAGCACAGGTTCCGGGTAACACTAAGTCACCAAGGCTTAGGCATAAGAAATCAtctggtgttttttttttcgtcCACTGGGATTTCAATGCTCAATTAGCAAATCTAAAGCTAAATACACTGGTAGATTCCAGCAGCACTAGTTTCTCCAACCCATGCGCTGGTTTAAACCTGAGAAATGTATTGGATTAGGTTGATGTGTTGTATTATGCTCTGAGTATATTTGGCAGGTTAAGACGACAAATTTATTGAATTTGATTAGTAACTAACTTGCTTTGAAGCTGCTGAGTTGTGCTTGGACTGATTTGTAAGTCTGGTTGCTGACAGATTTAATAACTCTTTGCAGAACAGGTAGTAAAACTCACCATGTACAAGCAATCACCTGGTAGGAACCATAGATCCAAAGGCATCAAGGTCAAGAATGTTTTACAAATCTGTCTGCTGCTTGCTATTTGCTTTTGGTTGATTTACCAGGTCAAGCACTCCCatgataaaaagaaagaatttgatgAAGATGATACTAAGACTCCAATTGAGACTGGAAGTAGTAATGAACATCTGAAACTAGGAAGGAAAGATCTCCTACCCCGGATTGAGGGATCGGATACTGTTAGTGAGAAGCATAGAGAGGAACCAGAAGATGAAACactggaagaagaagaagggaataAGCCCGAGGAAGAAGATCTAGAAGAGAACAATACTAAAGAGAAGAATGATGAACAAAAAGAAGATGGAGAAGACGAGGTCGATGATCATGATCAAGAGAAGTCTGATGTAGAGCCTGATCAAGAAGAGGATGTTGTTGACGAAGACAAGGAAAGAGGAGTAGATAACGAGAAGGAAACTGGtgagagaagagaagataacGAGAAGGAAACTGATGAGAGAGGAGAAGATAACGAGAAGGAAACTGAAGAGAGAGATTCTGAAGTGAATGATAGTCAGGTGGAGGAAGAGAATTCATTGGAGGACCACGACCATGATGAGGATTCGAGCAGTTCACATGAAGCACGTGAAGAACACTATAAAGCAGATGATGCTTCAAGTGCAGTTGTAACTACCGCTGAAAATGACAGTAGTAAGTTAGAGCAAGAAGCGGAACATACTGCTGAAGCCAAGAGTGAAGTTGGTGTTAATAACATCATGCAGATCAATGCCGGCCAAAATACAACAGCGGCTTTGGAGGTGGAAGATGGTAAAACAGTTGTAGACGGCCCTCCTCGAAACACAACAAACAGTGAAGAGAAGGGTGATGATTCGATCTCATCTACTGCTAGAGATATTTCAGTTTCAAATTCCACAAAAACAGAAGGATTGGCTGATAATTCTGAAT encodes:
- the LOC132064780 gene encoding uncharacterized protein LOC132064780 yields the protein MYKQSPGRNHRSKGIKVKNVLQICLLLAICFWLIYQVKHSHDKKKEFDEDDTKTPIETGSSNEHLKLGRKDLLPRIEGSDTVSEKHREEPEDETLEEEEGNKPEEEDLEENNTKEKNDEQKEDGEDEVDDHDQEKSDVEPDQEEDVVDEDKERGVDNEKETGERREDNEKETDERGEDNEKETEERDSEVNDSQVEEENSLEDHDHDEDSSSSHEAREEHYKADDASSAVVTTAENDSSKLEQEAEHTAEAKSEVGVNNIMQINAGQNTTAALEVEDGKTVVDGPPRNTTNSEEKGDDSISSTARDISVSNSTKTEGLADNSESRTQAVNQEYNVTVGDTTSGVSNLSISSSQQNNATDMGDDNQIDSNLRVSSKNDELDSTPVDSSNVSGDTEAEKVVQGNATIEAVDNVGLPLKDNNATEVEKADTTSEEIRTTDEGVDASIAENLGEAQDDPIDTSDSSTHLEEKHIRTDVETLPEIQTEGNMEDAAAE